In the genome of Pseudoalteromonas rubra, one region contains:
- a CDS encoding GH92 family glycosyl hydrolase, which produces MYRIVSVATMATLISVSSLGMAKASNTQWVDPFIGTGGDGHTFPGAVVPFGMVQLSPDTDNPMRGVSPQPEIYKRCAGYHYDDTTIVGFSHTHFSGTGHSDLGDLLVMPISGEVKTDPGTAENPDAGYRSRFSHDQEWAEAGYYGVELQDYNIKAELTASPRVGMHQYTFKNGGEGHVLFDLTSAIYNFENKVIWSDIRKINDTTLVAYRATNGWARNRQMYFAIEFSQPIDSYRFINEDNMRYRCMDCLGKEKHSTIENKAVKMTAGKAVKFVASFDNVESKPLQIKVALSAVSRSNALVNLTAEIPHWDFNKVRKAASAQWASYLDKVDVEGTRSEKRQFYTALYHALQAPSLYQDVNGQYRGVDGEIHDGKDFEHYTLYSLWDTYRALHPLLTYIDPDRVSGMIQSMLVHYQQSYEKMLPIWSFHAHETWTMIGYHAVSVIADAYLKGIRDYDVDLAVEAIINTANNPVYDAIPEYKKYGYVPMDVLPESVSITLEYAYDDFAIARMFEAMGKSEQAKHYYARAMSYKNVFDPQSGFMRGRDSQGRWDPEFNAFKAKYMGPFTEGNAMQYSFYVPQDVAGLIELMGGDEAFTQRLDELFDTPLSHDMIKEHEDIAGLIGNYAHGNEPSHHIAYLYNYAGKPWKTQERIRQIMDTLSSDKPDGLAGNDDVGQMSAWYIFSAMGFYPVAPGDLAYAIGAPQTPKVTLKLANGKRFTTTAVGLSDTNKYIQSVTLNGKALQRSYLTHDDIMTGGELKYVMGDKPNKQWGKTVTARPPSMSEYK; this is translated from the coding sequence ATGTATCGCATCGTATCAGTAGCGACTATGGCTACTTTGATATCTGTCTCATCACTGGGAATGGCAAAAGCGTCAAATACTCAGTGGGTAGACCCATTTATAGGCACCGGCGGAGACGGTCATACGTTTCCAGGTGCGGTTGTCCCCTTTGGTATGGTCCAGCTCAGCCCGGACACGGATAACCCAATGCGTGGTGTATCACCGCAGCCGGAAATTTACAAGCGTTGCGCAGGTTACCATTATGATGACACCACCATAGTTGGCTTTTCTCATACACACTTTTCCGGCACAGGCCACTCGGATCTTGGGGATTTGCTGGTTATGCCTATCAGTGGTGAGGTTAAAACTGATCCCGGGACCGCAGAAAATCCCGATGCGGGCTATCGTTCGCGGTTTTCACATGATCAGGAATGGGCAGAAGCCGGTTATTATGGGGTAGAACTGCAAGATTATAATATTAAGGCAGAGTTAACGGCCAGCCCCCGCGTTGGTATGCACCAGTACACGTTTAAAAATGGCGGCGAAGGCCATGTTCTGTTTGACCTGACCAGCGCAATTTATAATTTTGAAAATAAAGTGATTTGGAGTGATATTCGCAAGATCAATGACACCACTTTGGTTGCTTATCGGGCAACTAACGGGTGGGCGCGTAATCGCCAGATGTACTTTGCCATTGAATTTTCTCAGCCAATAGATAGCTACCGTTTCATCAATGAAGATAACATGCGTTATCGTTGTATGGATTGTCTCGGTAAGGAAAAGCACTCAACGATTGAAAACAAAGCTGTCAAAATGACTGCGGGCAAAGCGGTTAAATTCGTAGCCAGTTTTGACAATGTAGAGAGCAAACCGCTGCAAATCAAAGTGGCGTTATCTGCTGTCAGTCGCAGTAATGCACTAGTAAACCTGACGGCGGAGATCCCGCACTGGGACTTCAACAAAGTTCGCAAAGCCGCCAGTGCGCAATGGGCATCTTATTTAGATAAAGTCGACGTTGAAGGCACGCGCTCAGAAAAGCGTCAATTTTACACCGCACTTTACCACGCATTACAGGCACCCAGCCTCTATCAGGACGTCAACGGGCAATATCGCGGTGTCGATGGCGAAATCCATGATGGCAAGGATTTCGAACATTACACGCTTTATTCGCTGTGGGATACTTATCGCGCGCTTCATCCGCTGTTGACCTATATAGACCCAGACAGAGTCTCGGGTATGATCCAGTCAATGCTGGTGCACTATCAGCAAAGCTACGAAAAAATGTTGCCTATCTGGTCATTCCACGCTCACGAAACCTGGACCATGATTGGTTATCACGCAGTGTCTGTTATTGCTGATGCTTACCTTAAGGGGATCCGCGATTATGATGTTGATTTGGCAGTAGAGGCCATCATTAACACCGCAAATAACCCGGTTTACGATGCAATCCCGGAATATAAAAAGTACGGTTATGTTCCTATGGATGTATTACCCGAATCTGTTTCGATTACGCTGGAATATGCCTATGACGACTTTGCTATTGCCAGAATGTTCGAGGCAATGGGTAAAAGCGAGCAGGCTAAACACTACTATGCCCGGGCAATGAGCTACAAGAATGTGTTTGACCCACAAAGCGGCTTTATGCGCGGTCGTGATAGCCAGGGCCGCTGGGATCCTGAATTCAATGCGTTTAAAGCTAAGTACATGGGACCTTTCACGGAGGGTAACGCAATGCAGTACAGCTTTTACGTGCCGCAGGACGTCGCTGGCCTTATTGAGTTAATGGGTGGAGATGAAGCATTCACTCAACGACTGGATGAGTTGTTCGATACGCCGCTGTCACATGACATGATAAAAGAGCACGAGGACATTGCGGGCCTTATCGGGAATTATGCGCACGGCAATGAGCCTAGCCATCACATCGCTTATTTATATAACTATGCGGGCAAGCCATGGAAAACTCAGGAGCGTATCCGTCAGATTATGGATACATTGAGTTCAGACAAGCCTGACGGACTTGCTGGTAATGACGACGTTGGCCAAATGTCTGCCTGGTATATTTTCTCTGCAATGGGTTTTTATCCTGTAGCACCAGGCGATCTGGCTTACGCGATTGGTGCGCCTCAGACCCCTAAGGTCACTCTGAAGCTGGCAAACGGTAAACGATTCACAACTACAGCAGTGGGTTTGAGCGATACCAACAAGTACATTCAGTCAGTCACCCTAAATGGCAAGGCGCTGCAACGCAGTTACCTGACTCATGACGACATCATGACTGGCGGAGAGCTGAAATATGTGATGGGCGACAAACCAAATAAACAATGGGGCAAGACTGTTACAGCCAGACCGCCTTCTATGTCAGAGTATAAATAA
- a CDS encoding basic secretory protein-like protein produces MKAFRVCQVACALFMSASLSAAEINTQLKPLAFDADIAWQQFVLPNVTIRNFSKSSPGVWQYVDIRLVRQISYNVARLLYKDMSVAPQLPEIEIILEDMKGVAYKEGDFNGAKIHISAQYLAKFAEGKSQQALYDELIGVLYHEIAHAYQFDDNNYKEIGLVIEGIADVVRMKAGYVDPGFRKPGGNFDSGYKTTAFFIHWLEATGYPHLLVDLNGQLDPNDDKKWSWQTFSEHSGIDLSLSWQAYQSQL; encoded by the coding sequence ATGAAAGCGTTTAGGGTATGTCAGGTAGCCTGTGCACTATTCATGTCGGCGTCACTCTCTGCTGCTGAGATAAACACTCAGCTAAAGCCGCTTGCTTTTGATGCTGATATCGCATGGCAGCAGTTTGTGTTGCCAAATGTGACAATCAGAAACTTCAGCAAATCAAGCCCTGGGGTTTGGCAGTATGTTGATATCAGGCTGGTAAGGCAGATTTCATATAATGTAGCAAGGCTGCTCTATAAGGATATGTCTGTGGCCCCTCAGCTGCCTGAAATTGAAATCATTCTGGAAGACATGAAAGGGGTTGCGTACAAAGAGGGGGATTTTAATGGTGCGAAAATACACATCAGCGCTCAATACCTCGCGAAATTTGCCGAAGGCAAGTCGCAGCAAGCATTGTATGATGAATTGATTGGTGTGTTGTACCATGAAATAGCCCATGCTTATCAATTTGATGATAATAATTACAAAGAGATAGGCCTTGTGATAGAAGGGATTGCGGATGTGGTGCGTATGAAAGCAGGGTACGTTGATCCGGGCTTTCGTAAGCCCGGCGGTAACTTCGACTCAGGATACAAAACCACCGCGTTTTTTATTCACTGGCTTGAAGCAACCGGCTATCCTCATCTGCTGGTTGACCTGAATGGACAGCTAGACCCAAATGATGACAAAAAGTGGAGCTGGCAGACTTTCTCTGAGCATTCAGGGATCGATTTGTCGCTTAGCTGGCAGGCTTATCAATCACAGCTTTAG
- a CDS encoding methyl-accepting chemotaxis protein, giving the protein MFSALKFTTKITLAASLVLVIVLSLFTVNNFILMRSQTQAQLTLVLQEISESVSQNIANWLNDRLDIVSSVASGHRRDDATADILRRVQTAHEAGHFKNTFIGTPDGQFVLNDTTVVLPSDFDATQRPWYKLAERKRDTAFTTPYIDVTSNELTITAVVPIMNNGRFSGVAGGDIDMATITDIVNEIDFLGYGYGFLLDAEGRILSHPDTQLNDKPMVDLFGTKLPLTETFAELEIDGKEKLVSFVAMRGIKNVDWYLGVVIDKEIAYSSVASFRNMALIYMLVGVVVIVVMLQLLLKYLMRPMVHLNEAIKDIAQGEGDLTRRLDVENNDEFGELSNYFNLFVDKIHESISKVKETTLALEQVMAGLQSQTQGALDIYTEQTKRTDSVATAINQLSSSAVEISNNAKHASELATEANSLSSQGQVALNANIEEIGSLSAKMQKAQSTIDGLDKLTASIGQVLEVIKGVSEQTNLLALNAAIEAARAGEAGRGFAVVADEVRQLAQRTQESTQEIENTIGELQQGSASAVAVMKSSIDDSSNSAEQAQSAGTKMQEVTHAIDSIDGVNHAVASATQEQNAVIQSLDSDIHGISDLCVEGSDSLTKTLQECQTLKLQFDELENMLAKFKV; this is encoded by the coding sequence ATGTTTAGTGCGCTTAAATTTACAACTAAAATAACACTGGCCGCTTCATTGGTGCTGGTGATCGTGCTCTCCCTTTTTACCGTGAACAACTTTATTCTGATGCGCTCACAAACGCAGGCTCAGCTGACCCTGGTATTGCAGGAAATCTCCGAGTCCGTGTCGCAAAACATTGCAAACTGGTTGAACGACAGACTGGATATTGTCAGTTCTGTTGCCAGCGGTCATCGTCGTGATGATGCAACCGCAGATATATTGCGCCGGGTACAAACCGCGCATGAAGCCGGGCACTTCAAAAATACCTTCATTGGTACACCAGACGGCCAGTTCGTCCTGAACGACACGACGGTCGTGTTACCAAGTGATTTTGATGCCACCCAAAGGCCCTGGTATAAACTCGCAGAGCGTAAAAGAGACACCGCATTTACGACCCCTTATATAGATGTAACCAGTAATGAGCTGACCATTACGGCAGTGGTGCCTATTATGAACAATGGTCGCTTCTCTGGTGTTGCCGGCGGCGACATAGATATGGCCACCATTACTGATATCGTCAATGAAATAGATTTTCTTGGTTATGGATATGGCTTTTTGCTAGACGCCGAAGGGCGGATCCTGAGCCACCCGGACACCCAGCTGAATGACAAACCAATGGTTGATTTATTCGGCACCAAATTACCGCTCACTGAAACATTCGCAGAGTTAGAAATCGATGGAAAAGAAAAGCTGGTTTCTTTTGTCGCAATGCGCGGCATCAAAAACGTAGATTGGTATTTAGGCGTAGTGATAGACAAAGAGATTGCCTACAGCTCCGTCGCTTCATTTCGCAATATGGCACTAATCTATATGCTGGTGGGCGTAGTGGTCATAGTAGTGATGTTACAACTGCTGCTCAAATATCTGATGCGACCTATGGTTCACCTGAATGAGGCAATTAAAGACATAGCCCAGGGTGAAGGTGACCTGACACGTCGGCTGGATGTAGAAAACAACGATGAATTTGGTGAACTATCGAATTATTTCAATTTGTTTGTAGACAAAATTCACGAGAGTATCTCTAAGGTCAAAGAAACCACACTGGCGCTTGAACAGGTTATGGCTGGGTTACAGTCCCAAACTCAGGGTGCCCTGGACATTTATACTGAGCAAACCAAGCGTACCGACAGTGTCGCTACTGCAATTAACCAATTGTCATCCAGTGCGGTTGAGATTTCTAATAATGCCAAGCATGCGTCTGAACTTGCCACTGAAGCAAACAGCCTGTCGAGTCAGGGGCAGGTTGCATTAAATGCCAATATTGAAGAAATTGGTTCTCTCAGCGCTAAAATGCAAAAAGCACAATCAACAATTGATGGTCTGGATAAACTGACCGCAAGCATAGGTCAGGTGTTAGAAGTCATCAAAGGGGTTAGTGAGCAAACTAACCTGCTGGCACTCAATGCAGCGATAGAAGCGGCACGTGCGGGTGAGGCCGGTCGGGGCTTTGCCGTGGTTGCAGACGAAGTCAGACAGCTTGCACAGCGCACTCAGGAGTCGACACAGGAAATTGAAAATACCATTGGTGAGCTGCAACAGGGCTCAGCATCGGCCGTTGCCGTGATGAAATCAAGTATTGATGATTCCAGTAACAGTGCAGAACAGGCCCAGTCTGCTGGAACTAAGATGCAGGAAGTTACTCACGCTATTGACTCTATTGATGGTGTGAATCATGCCGTTGCGAGCGCAACACAAGAGCAGAATGCAGTGATCCAGTCCCTTGACAGTGACATTCACGGGATAAGTGATTTATGTGTTGAGGGCAGCGACAGCCTGACAAAAACATTGCAAGAATGCCAGACGCTAAAATTGCAATTTGATGAACTCGAAAATATGCTCGCCAAATTTAAAGTATAA
- a CDS encoding DUF3450 domain-containing protein, protein MKCVNHLLLAGMVAVAANAQANDLNKVIDSSSAINQSALQSQNKINSIADDMQSRLQKFRTLNKEIDGLVVYNGQLDKQIKNQLEEMAAINESMDQVSVIERQITPLMMRMITGLDQFVSLDVPFLKEERAERIAKLQAMMDRADVSSSEKFRRVLEAYQVEVEYGRTIEAYSALLTVDGQEREVDMLRIGRLELLYVTKDGSKAGSWNKDSKSFTALPDTNISQINKGIRIARKQLAPDMLTLPIQAAE, encoded by the coding sequence ATGAAGTGCGTTAACCACTTGCTATTAGCAGGTATGGTCGCTGTTGCGGCTAATGCTCAGGCAAATGATCTGAACAAAGTCATTGACTCAAGTTCGGCAATCAATCAGTCCGCTCTACAGTCTCAAAATAAAATCAACTCGATTGCAGACGATATGCAGTCAAGATTACAAAAATTCAGAACGCTGAATAAAGAGATCGATGGCCTGGTAGTGTATAACGGCCAACTCGATAAGCAGATAAAAAATCAATTAGAAGAAATGGCTGCTATCAATGAGTCAATGGATCAGGTATCCGTGATCGAGCGTCAAATCACCCCTCTGATGATGCGCATGATCACAGGTCTTGATCAATTCGTTTCTTTGGATGTGCCGTTTTTGAAAGAAGAGCGTGCAGAGCGTATTGCTAAGCTACAGGCAATGATGGATCGCGCAGACGTTTCTTCCAGTGAAAAGTTTCGTCGTGTTTTAGAAGCCTATCAGGTAGAAGTTGAATACGGTCGCACGATTGAAGCGTATTCAGCTCTGTTAACTGTTGATGGTCAGGAACGCGAAGTTGATATGCTGCGCATCGGACGTCTTGAACTTCTTTATGTAACGAAAGACGGCAGCAAAGCTGGTAGCTGGAACAAAGACAGCAAGTCATTCACAGCACTGCCAGACACCAATATCAGTCAAATCAACAAAGGTATCCGCATTGCACGTAAGCAACTTGCCCCGGATATGTTAACTCTGCCAATTCAGGCTGCAGAATAA